The following proteins are encoded in a genomic region of Limosilactobacillus reuteri subsp. reuteri:
- a CDS encoding IS1096 element passenger TnpR family protein — translation MIIAVENSLAQHLHVNSQVIAPSDLLETNVWTIRVTGEFMIIMNNLMSLPIIVRYPQRFNDSRSFIAAFKREFLSLLEVSPIPHAKIRMIRDAQFSKVVFTRQIQPETQQQLQMYENLMMGPNSIIDWEKDPTNAEIALQLAEQTRITNKTTDEEYVVMDVFEDYSVTDFKVATHPKLNEHNRRYLYRSLSINDIMNATAVGEKILDDYQGYLESRGKSESIVDRDLDCAADYIGYCEALGESVLDDITLVYHYLINYEKLHNDRPTDTGFHSKSDAFREFGKFLRAEDLFSSEDYDLFVQAISQGIKDLGSKQRMYHLQRIIRDMQRQVRNQREHAIQYVNKQYTIYVELSDYHPKMWRRFTVSGDTRLDMLCFAILAAFNADGHHLFELHQGNTHYQLPILDSGFGQSKDITQSWVGDCNLDHEYNLVYDFGDMWNFKIKFEEVKPKRLPAHTGPQIVSGFGNGILDDIGGVEGLTQAAKDDPAINEPLNIPKFKDQWSRQIEKIRHSYE, via the coding sequence GTGATTATTGCAGTGGAAAATTCACTTGCCCAACATTTGCATGTTAATTCACAGGTGATTGCTCCATCTGATCTATTAGAGACAAATGTTTGGACAATTCGTGTTACTGGGGAATTCATGATTATTATGAATAACTTAATGTCGTTGCCAATTATTGTACGCTATCCTCAACGCTTTAATGACTCACGCTCTTTTATTGCGGCATTTAAGCGTGAATTCTTAAGTTTATTAGAAGTTTCGCCAATTCCCCATGCAAAAATTAGGATGATTCGTGACGCCCAATTTAGCAAAGTAGTATTTACACGTCAAATTCAGCCAGAAACTCAACAGCAATTGCAGATGTATGAGAACCTTATGATGGGGCCTAATTCAATTATTGATTGGGAAAAAGACCCGACCAATGCTGAAATTGCACTTCAATTAGCGGAACAGACACGGATTACCAATAAGACAACGGACGAAGAATATGTTGTAATGGATGTTTTTGAAGATTATTCAGTTACGGACTTTAAGGTGGCTACTCATCCTAAACTTAATGAACATAACCGTCGCTATCTTTACCGCTCACTTTCAATTAACGATATCATGAATGCAACAGCGGTAGGAGAAAAGATTTTAGATGATTATCAAGGTTATTTAGAAAGTCGTGGAAAAAGCGAGAGCATCGTTGATCGGGATTTGGATTGTGCCGCAGATTACATCGGTTACTGTGAAGCCCTGGGCGAATCTGTTCTTGATGATATTACCTTGGTCTATCACTATTTAATTAACTATGAAAAACTACATAATGATCGTCCTACTGATACCGGCTTTCATTCTAAAAGTGATGCCTTTCGCGAATTTGGGAAGTTTTTACGGGCAGAAGATCTTTTCTCTAGTGAAGACTACGATTTGTTTGTTCAAGCAATTAGTCAGGGGATAAAAGATCTTGGTTCTAAACAGCGGATGTATCACCTGCAACGTATAATTCGTGATATGCAGCGGCAAGTAAGAAACCAACGCGAGCATGCAATCCAATATGTTAATAAACAATATACTATTTATGTTGAGCTTAGTGATTACCATCCTAAAATGTGGCGGCGATTTACCGTCAGCGGTGATACGCGTCTGGACATGTTGTGCTTTGCAATTTTAGCAGCATTTAACGCGGACGGACACCACTTATTTGAACTGCATCAGGGGAATACTCATTATCAGTTGCCGATTCTTGATAGCGGCTTTGGTCAATCAAAAGATATTACTCAAAGTTGGGTAGGCGATTGTAATCTTGACCATGAATATAACCTAGTATATGACTTTGGCGATATGTGGAACTTTAAAATTAAATTTGAGGAAGTAAAACCTAAGCGACTTCCGGCTCATACTGGTCCCCAAATTGTTAGCGGTTTTGGAAATGGAATCCTAGATGATATTGGAGGAGTAGAAGGGCTGACCCAAGCGGCAAAAGATGATCCAGCTATTAATGAGCCGTTAAACATTCCAAAATTTAAGGATCAATGGTCTCGTCAAATTGAAAAAATACGACACTCTTATGAATAA
- a CDS encoding DUF2252 domain-containing protein: MINQNLDIFDLRKIQINKTKAELENNGKRQQKVVSSDMLGTFTPVDRDPVKIIQITEANMIPELLPLRHQRMIASRFSFFRGTAELMEHDLKRQAQSNLPIIICGDAHVNNFGFYASPERKLLFGLNDFDEARIGNWESDLKRLLVSAELAGEENGFDRNDLYHLLQLTTKTYRHTIKSANKMSLSQLFYFSFAYEDMGKAIESFGDISTQMQTVLNKVLKKSQRSNSEEIIQKMATINNQGHLVFRDNPPRARHLSAVRYQQIVKGYNKYRENVRQDVRVLLANFHISDIIRYSVGVGSFGTRCYLIMLTGNDNSHIVLQVKEAMPLRYNLLSLPVQQVIRNGGIAGQRIVTAQRVLQSSSDRFLGSTTFGGRSYYIRQFRDMKESINVNKLDFESFQFYCQTCAYLLAMAHFQSPTAPMIRGYLKHQKILDTLLPNWALRYVDQVTADYGQFKLAIAKGKLIN, encoded by the coding sequence TTGATTAATCAAAATCTCGATATCTTTGACTTACGAAAAATTCAAATCAATAAAACCAAAGCTGAATTGGAAAATAATGGTAAACGGCAGCAAAAAGTAGTCTCTAGTGACATGTTAGGAACCTTCACGCCAGTTGATCGGGACCCCGTTAAAATAATTCAGATCACTGAAGCCAACATGATCCCCGAGCTGCTTCCATTGCGTCACCAAAGAATGATTGCCAGTCGCTTTTCATTTTTCCGTGGAACTGCCGAATTAATGGAACATGACCTTAAACGACAGGCTCAAAGCAATCTTCCCATAATTATCTGCGGGGATGCTCATGTAAATAATTTTGGCTTTTACGCCTCCCCTGAACGCAAACTTCTTTTTGGCCTTAATGACTTTGATGAAGCTCGAATCGGAAATTGGGAAAGTGATTTGAAACGGTTATTAGTTAGTGCTGAACTAGCAGGCGAAGAGAACGGTTTTGATCGCAATGACCTTTACCACCTCCTTCAATTAACCACTAAGACCTACCGCCATACTATCAAAAGCGCCAATAAGATGAGCCTTTCCCAACTGTTTTATTTTTCATTTGCCTATGAAGACATGGGGAAAGCGATTGAGTCTTTTGGTGATATTTCAACGCAAATGCAAACAGTCCTTAATAAGGTTCTTAAAAAGAGTCAGCGTAGCAATTCAGAAGAAATAATCCAAAAAATGGCGACTATCAATAACCAAGGGCACCTTGTTTTTCGGGATAATCCACCACGCGCACGTCATCTTAGTGCTGTGCGTTATCAACAGATTGTTAAAGGATATAACAAATATCGCGAAAATGTTCGGCAAGATGTTCGAGTCCTTTTAGCAAACTTTCACATTTCTGATATTATCCGCTACAGTGTCGGGGTTGGCAGTTTCGGAACACGATGTTACTTAATCATGCTTACTGGCAACGATAATAGTCACATCGTTCTACAAGTCAAAGAAGCTATGCCATTGCGTTATAACTTACTTTCCCTCCCTGTACAGCAAGTGATTAGAAATGGAGGGATCGCTGGTCAAAGAATTGTAACAGCGCAACGGGTTCTCCAATCCTCATCCGATCGCTTTTTAGGGAGCACTACTTTCGGCGGTCGTAGTTATTACATTCGACAGTTCCGGGATATGAAAGAATCAATTAATGTTAATAAACTTGACTTTGAAAGTTTTCAATTCTACTGCCAGACGTGTGCTTACTTGCTAGCGATGGCTCATTTCCAAAGTCCCACCGCACCGATGATCCGTGGTTATTTAAAACATCAAAAGATATTAGATACTCTTTTACCAAATTGGGCTTTAAGGTATGTAGATCAAGTCACAGCAGACTATGGACAATTCAAATTGGCAATCGCTAAAGGAAAATTAATAAATTAA
- a CDS encoding peptidylprolyl isomerase → MKYPQLSLDEVEGPKAVIETTMGTITAQLFPKYAPKTVENFVKLAEKNYYDDVIFHRVIPDFMIQGGDPTGTGRGGESIYGHPFEDEFSEELFNFTGALSMANAGPNTNGSQFFIVTNEHVPENMIDQMKAVGYPQEIIDYYEKHGGTPWLDFHHTVFGQVLSGMDVVEKVSKVKRDAMDKPKKDVIIKTIKIEKEK, encoded by the coding sequence ATGAAATATCCCCAATTATCATTGGATGAAGTTGAAGGACCAAAAGCAGTAATTGAAACTACAATGGGAACAATTACGGCCCAACTTTTTCCAAAGTACGCACCTAAAACAGTTGAAAACTTTGTTAAATTAGCAGAGAAAAATTATTATGATGATGTAATTTTTCACCGGGTTATTCCGGATTTTATGATTCAAGGTGGCGACCCAACTGGAACCGGCCGTGGTGGCGAAAGTATTTATGGTCACCCGTTTGAAGACGAGTTTTCTGAAGAACTATTTAACTTCACTGGTGCTCTTTCAATGGCTAATGCTGGTCCGAACACAAATGGCAGTCAATTCTTTATTGTCACTAATGAACATGTTCCAGAAAATATGATTGATCAAATGAAGGCCGTTGGGTACCCACAAGAGATTATTGATTATTACGAAAAACATGGTGGTACACCGTGGCTTGACTTTCATCACACCGTATTTGGCCAAGTGTTATCCGGGATGGATGTTGTCGAAAAGGTCAGCAAGGTTAAGCGGGATGCGATGGATAAGCCTAAGAAAGACGTTATTATTAAAACAATTAAGATTGAAAAAGAGAAGTAA
- a CDS encoding LysR family transcriptional regulator codes for MKLNDLKYYQALVKYKNFSQVAAKFNVSQPTITMAIQRLEKDFGTSFFVRDHVHKQLHITPTGKQFAVHVDVILNELRIARQEINQAESSSIRFGLPPIIGNYYFPPLTPLLMREGLLSHLETSEHGSKEILKMLKHGNLDMALLGSLNPLKEVGLKTTELAEYPFKIIVSKHHPLATKKEIDFATLKNERFIVPDTEFFHEQAFKQISHLAHFRPQVIYRTADIHVIKTMVAENLGIAYLTSLAITLEDNIHSLNVTSPLKQSFRLSAVTRSTELLTASKQKLWDLLTTKKE; via the coding sequence ATGAAATTAAACGACCTAAAATATTATCAAGCACTGGTAAAATATAAAAATTTTTCGCAAGTTGCAGCAAAATTCAATGTCAGTCAACCTACTATTACAATGGCTATCCAACGACTAGAAAAAGATTTTGGCACGTCATTTTTTGTTCGTGACCATGTCCATAAACAATTGCATATTACGCCGACCGGTAAGCAATTTGCCGTTCACGTTGACGTTATTTTAAACGAATTAAGGATTGCCCGCCAAGAAATCAATCAAGCTGAATCATCCAGTATTCGCTTTGGCCTGCCACCTATTATCGGCAATTACTACTTTCCGCCATTGACCCCGCTATTAATGAGAGAAGGACTTTTAAGTCACTTGGAAACCTCTGAGCACGGTTCTAAGGAAATTCTCAAGATGCTTAAGCACGGCAACCTTGACATGGCATTACTTGGATCGCTTAATCCCCTAAAAGAAGTGGGCTTAAAAACTACCGAACTAGCTGAGTATCCCTTTAAGATTATCGTTAGTAAGCATCATCCCCTCGCAACTAAAAAGGAGATTGATTTTGCTACCCTTAAAAATGAACGCTTTATTGTTCCTGATACTGAATTTTTTCATGAGCAAGCCTTTAAGCAAATCTCTCATTTGGCTCATTTTCGTCCCCAAGTCATCTACCGCACCGCTGACATTCACGTTATCAAAACCATGGTTGCGGAAAATCTTGGAATTGCTTATTTAACAAGTTTAGCGATTACCCTAGAAGATAACATTCATTCATTAAATGTTACTAGCCCGTTAAAACAATCATTTCGCCTGTCAGCTGTTACCCGTTCAACTGAACTGTTAACAGCCTCCAAGCAGAAATTATGGGATCTCTTAACTACAAAAAAAGAATGA
- a CDS encoding aldose epimerase family protein produces the protein MEISKVPFGTYKGDPVTKYILTNDNGVQVGILDFAGLLQSFKVPTKDGGKADMILTSENLDEFTNNGFCTNRLIGRVAGRIADGKFSINGKDYQTEQNEGKNALHGGTNGFYNHIWHVDSTEATNNSVSITLSLTLSPEVDTYPGKMHVTATYTLTNDDFLSLKMSATTDADTLFNPTNHTYWNMAAANVPTVDQLKLYVNSENHLAVDDGKIPTGEKIANEGTPFDFSTPTTMGDALEKMSSTKENGFDDIWEVTPSLTKPVATLEDPESGRKMSLYSDRNGLVMYTMNSDDAAVYNHGQVHPHLGLAMEAQNLSDAPHHPEFGDITLHPGEEKAYTIKWHVEY, from the coding sequence ATGGAAATATCTAAAGTACCATTTGGAACCTACAAAGGCGATCCAGTAACAAAATACATTTTAACGAACGATAATGGTGTTCAAGTAGGAATTCTTGATTTTGCCGGTTTACTTCAATCTTTTAAAGTTCCAACAAAAGATGGTGGTAAGGCCGATATGATTTTGACTTCTGAAAACCTCGACGAATTTACTAATAATGGCTTTTGTACTAATCGCTTAATCGGCCGGGTTGCTGGACGAATTGCAGATGGTAAGTTCAGTATTAACGGTAAAGATTACCAAACCGAACAAAACGAAGGTAAAAATGCTCTTCATGGTGGAACTAATGGTTTTTACAATCATATTTGGCATGTTGACAGCACAGAAGCAACTAACAATTCTGTTTCAATCACTCTTAGTTTAACCTTAAGTCCTGAAGTTGATACGTATCCTGGTAAGATGCATGTCACTGCAACCTACACTTTAACTAATGACGACTTTCTTTCACTTAAGATGTCGGCTACTACTGATGCAGATACGTTGTTCAACCCTACCAACCACACATACTGGAATATGGCAGCAGCAAATGTTCCAACGGTGGATCAATTAAAGCTTTATGTCAACTCCGAAAATCACTTAGCTGTTGACGACGGCAAGATTCCAACTGGTGAAAAGATCGCTAACGAAGGAACTCCATTTGACTTTAGTACCCCAACTACAATGGGCGATGCGCTAGAAAAAATGAGTTCAACTAAGGAAAACGGTTTTGACGATATTTGGGAAGTTACTCCTAGTCTCACAAAGCCAGTTGCCACACTTGAAGATCCAGAAAGCGGCCGAAAGATGAGTCTTTACTCCGATCGTAACGGATTAGTTATGTATACGATGAACTCAGATGATGCAGCGGTTTACAATCACGGACAAGTTCATCCCCACCTTGGATTAGCAATGGAAGCGCAAAATCTTTCGGATGCACCTCATCACCCAGAATTTGGCGATATTACTTTACATCCGGGCGAAGAAAAAGCATACACCATTAAATGGCACGTTGAATACTAA
- a CDS encoding serine hydrolase, whose amino-acid sequence MQRSQRHRRKPRRLILIIIAILLIIMGVRHFSSTSARLKSAWNKIIFTSNNNVSIAVYSPKTHQIYTSSNVPQHKFRTASTVKVSILAGILAKQQSPLTSHQKSLATKMIEQSDNDSTSELFEDYLGGKNGLQQTFEKFGMTQSQANSSWGLTVTTPKDQVKLLNNIFYKSKVLSDDERSEIRDLMGNVESDQAWGISASSDNFALKNGWLNYGKDEWIVNSIGYVKNSNGTDYTIAVYTDKNQSMAAGQQVIEQLARVTKPILD is encoded by the coding sequence ATGCAAAGATCGCAACGTCATCGTCGTAAACCGCGCAGACTTATCTTAATTATCATCGCTATTCTGCTCATTATTATGGGTGTCCGGCACTTCAGCTCGACAAGTGCCCGCCTAAAATCCGCATGGAATAAAATCATTTTCACTTCCAATAATAATGTTAGTATTGCGGTATACTCACCAAAGACCCACCAAATTTATACTTCTAGTAATGTACCCCAGCATAAGTTTCGAACTGCTAGTACAGTAAAGGTTAGTATTCTAGCGGGAATTCTTGCTAAGCAACAAAGTCCTCTTACAAGTCATCAGAAATCGCTTGCTACTAAAATGATTGAACAAAGTGACAATGATTCAACTAGCGAATTATTTGAAGATTATCTCGGCGGAAAAAACGGTCTCCAACAAACTTTTGAAAAATTTGGCATGACCCAATCTCAGGCTAATAGCAGTTGGGGGTTAACTGTTACTACTCCAAAAGATCAAGTTAAACTATTAAATAATATTTTCTATAAGTCTAAAGTTTTATCTGATGACGAAAGAAGTGAAATTCGTGATTTAATGGGTAATGTTGAAAGTGATCAAGCGTGGGGGATCTCAGCAAGTAGCGATAATTTTGCATTAAAAAATGGTTGGCTAAATTACGGTAAAGATGAATGGATCGTCAATAGTATTGGCTACGTAAAAAATAGTAACGGAACAGACTACACAATTGCAGTTTATACGGATAAAAATCAATCAATGGCCGCGGGACAACAAGTAATTGAACAACTTGCTCGTGTAACAAAGCCAATATTAGACTAA
- the gtfA gene encoding sucrose phosphorylase produces the protein MPIKNEAMLITYSDSMGKNIKETHEVLKNYIGDAIGGVHLLPFFPSTGDRGFAPYRYDVVDSAFGNWDDVEALGEDYYLMFDFMINHISKKSEMYQDFKKKHDDSKYNDFFIRWEKFWEKAGKNRPTQEDVDLIYKRKDKAPKQEITFDDGTTENLWNTFGEEQIDINVKSKVANEFFKETLIDMVKHGADMIRLDAFAYAIKKVGTNDFFVEPEIWDLLNEVQDILAPYKAIILPEIHEHYTIPQKISQHDFFIYDFTLPMTTLYTLYSGKTNRLAKWLKMSPMKQFTTLDTHDGIGVVDAKDILTDDEIEYASNELYKVGANVKRKYSSAEYNNLDIYQINSTYYSALGDDDKAYLLSRAFQVFAPGIPMVYYVGLLAGSNDLELLEKTKEGRNINRHYYTKEEVAQEVQRPVVKNLLDLLAWRNKFAAFDLDGSIEVETPTETTIKVTRKDKDGKNVAVLDADAANKTFTITANGEKVMEQK, from the coding sequence ATGCCAATCAAAAATGAAGCAATGTTAATTACTTACTCTGACTCAATGGGTAAAAATATTAAAGAAACTCATGAAGTATTAAAGAACTATATCGGTGATGCAATCGGCGGTGTTCACTTACTTCCATTCTTCCCATCAACTGGTGACCGTGGTTTTGCACCATACCGTTACGATGTTGTTGATTCTGCTTTTGGTAACTGGGATGATGTTGAAGCATTAGGTGAAGACTACTACTTAATGTTTGACTTCATGATTAACCATATTTCCAAGAAGTCTGAAATGTACCAAGACTTCAAGAAGAAGCACGATGATTCTAAGTACAACGACTTCTTTATTCGTTGGGAAAAGTTCTGGGAAAAAGCTGGTAAGAACCGTCCAACTCAAGAAGATGTTGATTTAATTTACAAGCGAAAGGATAAGGCTCCTAAGCAAGAAATTACCTTTGATGATGGTACTACTGAAAACTTATGGAACACTTTCGGTGAAGAACAAATTGATATTAATGTTAAGAGTAAGGTAGCTAACGAATTCTTCAAGGAAACATTAATTGACATGGTTAAGCACGGTGCAGATATGATTCGTCTTGATGCCTTTGCTTACGCTATTAAGAAGGTTGGTACTAATGATTTCTTCGTTGAACCTGAAATCTGGGATCTTTTAAATGAAGTTCAAGATATTTTGGCTCCTTACAAGGCCATCATCCTTCCTGAAATTCACGAACACTACACCATTCCACAAAAGATTTCACAACATGACTTCTTCATCTATGACTTTACCTTACCAATGACTACTCTTTATACCCTTTACTCTGGTAAGACTAACCGCCTTGCTAAGTGGTTAAAGATGTCACCGATGAAGCAATTTACTACTCTTGATACTCATGATGGTATTGGGGTTGTTGATGCTAAGGATATCTTAACTGATGATGAAATCGAATATGCATCCAATGAATTATACAAGGTTGGTGCTAACGTTAAGCGGAAATACTCAAGTGCTGAATACAACAACTTGGATATTTACCAAATTAACTCTACTTACTACTCTGCATTAGGTGACGATGACAAAGCTTACTTGCTTTCTCGGGCATTCCAAGTATTTGCACCTGGTATTCCAATGGTTTACTATGTTGGTTTACTTGCTGGTTCAAATGACCTTGAATTACTTGAAAAGACTAAGGAAGGTCGGAACATCAACCGTCACTACTACACTAAAGAAGAAGTTGCACAAGAAGTTCAACGTCCAGTAGTTAAGAATCTCTTAGACTTACTTGCATGGCGGAATAAATTTGCAGCCTTTGATCTTGATGGTTCAATTGAAGTGGAAACACCAACTGAAACAACTATCAAGGTTACGCGGAAAGATAAGGATGGCAAGAATGTGGCTGTTCTTGATGCTGATGCTGCTAACAAGACTTTCACTATTACAGCTAATGGTGAAAAAGTGATGGAACAAAAATAG
- a CDS encoding zinc-dependent alcohol dehydrogenase family protein: MEKRENAIPKTMKAWAVTTPGPIDGKESPIEFTEKPVPTPKRGEVLVKVITCGVCHTDLHVTEGDLPVHHEHVTPGHEIVGKVVGFGPETQRFKFGERIGIPWFRHACGVCKFCRSGHENLCPHSLYTGWDHDGGYAEYVTVPEGFAYRLPEKFDSLEAAPLLCAGIIGYRAFERANVPAGGRLGLYGFGGSAHITAQIALAQGIEVHVFTRGEDAKKFALELGCASVQGSYDPAPVPLDSSIIFAPVGDMVLPALASLVPGGTLALAGIHMTDIPTMNYQKEIFHEKTLTSVESNTRRDGEEFLTLADRLNIHPEVHEYPLAKADEALRYVKHGDIKGACVLRVSED, translated from the coding sequence ATGGAAAAACGCGAAAATGCTATTCCGAAAACAATGAAGGCTTGGGCAGTCACAACTCCTGGGCCGATTGATGGTAAGGAATCACCAATCGAATTTACCGAAAAGCCTGTGCCGACTCCTAAACGGGGAGAAGTCCTTGTTAAGGTAATAACGTGTGGAGTATGTCATACGGACTTGCACGTGACTGAAGGAGACTTGCCGGTTCACCACGAACACGTTACTCCTGGTCATGAAATTGTTGGTAAAGTTGTCGGCTTTGGACCAGAGACACAACGATTTAAGTTTGGTGAGCGAATTGGGATTCCATGGTTTCGGCATGCTTGTGGTGTATGCAAGTTTTGCCGATCAGGTCATGAGAATCTCTGTCCTCATTCACTTTATACCGGTTGGGATCATGATGGCGGTTATGCAGAATATGTCACAGTTCCAGAAGGATTTGCATATCGGCTTCCAGAAAAGTTTGATTCCCTAGAGGCAGCTCCGTTATTATGTGCAGGGATTATTGGTTATCGGGCCTTTGAACGTGCCAATGTTCCGGCTGGCGGTCGCCTAGGATTATATGGCTTCGGTGGTTCAGCTCATATTACAGCTCAAATTGCACTTGCTCAGGGAATTGAAGTGCATGTCTTTACGCGTGGTGAGGATGCCAAGAAATTCGCCCTAGAATTAGGTTGTGCTTCTGTTCAGGGCTCCTATGACCCAGCACCAGTTCCTTTGGATTCATCAATCATTTTTGCGCCGGTTGGTGATATGGTCTTGCCGGCTTTAGCTAGTTTAGTTCCAGGGGGGACATTAGCATTAGCCGGTATTCATATGACTGATATTCCAACAATGAATTACCAAAAAGAAATATTCCACGAAAAGACATTAACGAGTGTTGAGAGTAATACTCGTCGTGATGGGGAAGAATTCTTAACATTAGCTGATCGTCTTAATATCCATCCTGAAGTCCACGAATATCCCCTAGCAAAGGCTGACGAAGCATTACGCTATGTTAAGCACGGTGATATTAAGGGAGCTTGTGTATTACGTGTTAGTGAGGACTAA
- a CDS encoding D-alanyl-D-alanine carboxypeptidase family protein: MKKVKSFFAKLLLITAIISICLNGLGMFEKVHADTAAFQMDARAAYAIDAESGQVLYQKNATKRYPIASVIKILTLGVILQDIRNHHLKWDQKIKITPAVAKMADDWHFSNVPLMNGEEYTVRQLVDSMMLVSADGSTEALALADAGSTAAFNKKMMAFAKKAGVTDIKIYNMIGLPNGDLGKHKLKGVDKDAENLLSAKDVALISKYLVENYPETLDITKQKFANFDVTKDQQYLMTNVNALLPQNGFAPKDGEIDGLKTGNTDRAGKCIVSTGTFAGRRIILVALHTKGEWNDQSKMQQDFYNKLVDEYQPVEIKKVSDLSAKLTSVKVKNGKNKNKANIKLTKKTTVWLPKNMKLQATKPTLRVQGDDQKQLTAPIKKNQQVGSIELHIPGLPDFNIPVSTSQSVAKKSMF, encoded by the coding sequence ATGAAAAAGGTTAAATCTTTTTTTGCCAAATTATTATTAATAACGGCAATAATTAGTATCTGTTTAAATGGCTTGGGGATGTTCGAAAAAGTCCATGCTGATACTGCAGCTTTTCAGATGGATGCACGAGCAGCTTATGCGATTGATGCAGAAAGTGGCCAGGTTCTATACCAAAAAAATGCAACTAAACGCTATCCAATTGCATCTGTAATTAAAATCTTAACTTTAGGAGTAATTTTACAAGATATTCGAAACCATCATTTAAAATGGGATCAAAAGATTAAGATTACACCAGCAGTTGCCAAGATGGCGGATGATTGGCACTTTTCAAATGTCCCATTAATGAATGGGGAAGAATACACAGTCCGTCAGTTAGTTGATTCGATGATGCTCGTATCTGCTGATGGAAGTACAGAAGCATTGGCATTAGCTGACGCGGGCAGTACAGCAGCCTTTAATAAAAAGATGATGGCATTTGCGAAAAAGGCAGGAGTTACAGATATAAAAATCTACAATATGATCGGGCTGCCTAACGGGGACTTAGGAAAGCATAAACTTAAGGGCGTAGATAAAGACGCAGAGAACTTATTATCTGCTAAAGATGTTGCGCTTATCTCAAAGTATCTTGTTGAAAATTATCCTGAAACTCTCGACATTACAAAGCAAAAGTTTGCTAACTTTGATGTAACTAAAGATCAACAATATTTAATGACAAATGTGAATGCTCTTTTGCCACAAAACGGTTTTGCTCCTAAGGATGGGGAAATTGACGGCTTAAAGACTGGAAATACTGATCGCGCGGGTAAATGTATTGTGTCAACAGGAACCTTTGCAGGACGCCGGATTATTTTAGTTGCCTTGCATACAAAAGGGGAATGGAATGACCAGTCGAAGATGCAACAAGACTTTTATAATAAATTAGTCGATGAGTACCAGCCAGTTGAAATCAAAAAAGTAAGTGATCTTTCGGCCAAGCTTACTAGTGTAAAAGTAAAGAATGGTAAAAATAAGAATAAGGCTAATATTAAGCTAACAAAGAAGACTACCGTTTGGCTTCCAAAGAATATGAAATTACAAGCAACTAAACCAACATTACGAGTGCAGGGAGATGATCAAAAACAACTAACTGCACCGATAAAGAAGAATCAACAAGTTGGCTCAATTGAGTTGCATATTCCAGGACTGCCTGATTTTAATATTCCAGTAAGTACAAGCCAAAGCGTTGCTAAAAAGTCGATGTTTTAA